In a single window of the Sander lucioperca isolate FBNREF2018 chromosome 19, SLUC_FBN_1.2, whole genome shotgun sequence genome:
- the parp1 gene encoding poly [ADP-ribose] polymerase 1 isoform X1 — MADSQEDKLYKAEYAKSGRASCKKCKENIAKDSLRMAIMVQSPMFDGKVPHWHHFSCFWLRAAAQSTADIAGYSDLRWDDQEKVKKAIETGGATGGKGDQKSGAKGEKTLNDFAVEYAKSNRSTCKGCDQKIEKDQIRVSKKTVDPEKPQLGLIDRWYHTACFVSRREELVFKSEYSAVQLKGFNALRTEDKEELKKRLPAVKTEGKRKADEVDGPSKKQKKEEEAEKKKLEEHLKNQSQLIWGVKDKLKKFCSINDMKELLIANGQDVPSGESNVVDCLADGMAFGALEACKECTGQLVFKGDAYYCTGDISAWTKCVFKTTTPIRKDWVIPKEFHEVPFLKKFKFKRQDRVYPKEAPTKTLTAAKAQPMASASSAPTERLPEGAPADKPLTGMKLLTVGKLTKNKDDLKAAVEELGGKITSTANKASLCLSTKKEVEKMSKKMEEARDAGVRVVSEDFLTDIKSSGKAFQELVSLHAISPWGAEVKVEAPAAAPSAASKSGVLATKSTGRVKEEQGGSKSKKMKLTVKGGAAVDPDSGLENSAHVLEQSGKMYSATLGLVDIVRGTNSYYKLQLLEDDVQKRYWVFRSWGRVGTTIGGNKLDKFHDKNSALDNFLGVYKEKTGNDWSCSNFTKYPNKFYPLEIDYGQDEEAVKRLTATAGTKSKLAKPVQELIKMIFDVESMKKAMVEFEIDLQKMPLGKLSKRQIQSAYALLTEVQQAVSESVSEAHILDLSNRFYTLIPHDFGMKKPPLLSSLDYVQAKVQMLDNLLDIEVAYSLLRGGAQDNESDPIDINYEKLKTKIEVVDKTTDEAKIILDYVKNTHAATHNTYTLEVQEIFKIAREGERQRYRPFEELHNRQLLWHGSRTTNYAGIMSQGLRIAPPEAPVTGYMFGKGVYFADMVSKSANYCHTSQSDPVGLLLLAEVALGNTHELKKASHITKVPKGKHSVKGLGRTAPDPGATVTLDGVQVPLGKGVNTNIDDTSLLYNEYIVYDVAQVNMKYLLNVKFNYQTSLW; from the exons ATGGCGGATTCTCAAGAGGACAAGCTGTACAAAGCGGAATATGCCAAAAGCGGCCGTGCATCGTGCAAGAAATGCAAAGAAAACATAGCGAAAGACTCGCTGAGAATGGCCATCATGGTGCag TCACCCATGTTTGATGGGAAAGTCCCCCACTGGCACCACTTCTCTTGCTTCTGGCTGCGAGCAGCGGCTCAGTCCACGGCTGATATTGCTGGATATTCTGACCTCCGCTGGGATGACCAGGAGAAGGTCAAAAAGGCCATTGAAACTGGTGGAGCAACAGGAG GAAAAGGGGACCAGAAGAGTGGAgctaaaggagagaagacactaaaTGACTTTGCGGTTGAATATGCCAAATCGAACCGCAGCACATGCAAAGGCTGTGATCAGAAAATAGAAAAG GATCAGATCCGTGTATCCAAGAAAACTGTGGACCCAGAGAAGCCCCAGCTGGGTCTTATCGACCGCTGGTACCACACTGCGTGTTTTGTGAGCCGTAGGGAGGAACTGGTCTTCAAGTCTGAATACAGCGCCGTCCAGCTGAAGGGTTTCAACGCACTTCGGACAGAAGACAAGGAGGAACTTAAGAAGAGGCTCCCTGCTGTCAAAACTGAAGG GAAGCGTAAAGCTGATGAGGTGGATGGACCATCAAAGAAACagaagaaggaggaagaggcggagaagaagaagctggaggagcACTTGAAG AACCAAAGCCAGCTGATTTGGGGCGTCAAAGACAAGCTGAAGAAGTTTTGTTCAATCAACGATATGAAGGAGCTGCTGATTGCAAATGGCCAGGATGTTCCCTCTGGAGAATCCAAT GTGGTGGACTGCCTGGCCGACGGCATGGCTTTTGGTGCTCTTGAGGCCTGTAAGGAGTGCACGGGCCAGCTGGTGTTTAAGGGCGATGCTTATTACTGTACAGGGGACATCTCAGCCTGGACGAAGTGTGTGTTCAAAACCACAACACCCATACGCAAAGACTGGGTCATCCCCAAG GAATTCCACGAAGTTCCCTTCCTGAAAAAATTCAAGTTCAAGCGACAGGACAGGGTTTACCCGAAGGAGGCTCCCACCAAAACCCTCACCGCAGCCAAAGCACAACCCATGGCGAGTGCATCCAGTGCACCGACTGAGCGACTGCCAGAGGGAGCACCTGCAG ACAAACCTCTTACTGGTATGAAACTCTTGACTGTGGGGAAGCTGACTAAGAACAAGGATGATCTAAAGGCGGCTGTAGAGGAGCTGGGTGGAAAGATTACCAGCACAGCCAATAAGGCCTCTCTCTGCCTCAGCACCAAGA AGGAGGTGGAGAAGATGAGTAAGAAAATGGAGGAGGCGAGGGACGCTGGCGTGCGCGTGGTCTCCGAGGATTTCCTCACAGACATCAAGTCGTCGGGTAAAGCCTTCCAGGAACTGGTTTCCCTGCATGCCATTTCACCCTGGGGTGCAGAGGTCAAAGTTGAGGCTCCAGCTGCAGCTCCGTCTGCGGCCTCCAAATCTGGAGTGCTGGCTACCAAAAGCACAGGCAGGGTGAAGGAGGAGCAAG GTGGTAGCAAATCTAAGAAGATGAAACTCACAGTCAAAGGAGGAGCTGCTGTGGATCCAGATTCAG GTCTGGAGAACAGCGCTCATGTCCTGGAGCAGAGCGGGAAGATGTACAGTGCTACGCTGGGTCTCGTGGACATTGTCAGAGGAACTAACTCCTACTATAAACTGCAGCTGCTGGAGGATGATGTACAGAAACG GTACTGGGTGTTCAGGTCATGGGGCAGAGTGGGTACCACCATCGGAGGCAATAAGTTGGACAAGTTTCATGACAAAAACTCTGCCCTGGACAACTTCCTGGGTGTCTACAAAGAGAAGACGGGCAACGACTGGAGCTGCTCCAACTTCACCAAATATCCCAATAAGTTCTACCCCCTGGAGATTGACTATGGACAg GATGAGGAAGCGGTGAAGAGGCTGACGGCAACCGCCGGCACCAAGTCCAAGCTAGCCAAACCCGTCCAGGAGCTGATCAAGATGATCTTCGATGTAGAGAGCATGAAGAAGGCTATGGTGGAATTTGAG atTGACCTCCAGAAGATGCCCCTTGGAAAGCTGAGTAAGAGGCAGATCCAGAGTGCCTACGCTCTCCTCACTGAAGTCCAGCAG GCTGTGTCAGAAAGTGTGTCTGAGGCCCACATCCTGGATCTCTCCAATCGCTTCTACACCCTGATACCTCACGACTTTGGTATGAAGAAACCCCCACTGCTCAGCAGCCTGGACTACGTTCAA GCTAAAGTTCAGATGTTGGACAACTTGTTGGACATTGAAGTGGCATACAGCCTGTTGAGAGGAGGGGCCCAGGACAATGAGAGTGATCCCATCGACATCAACTATGAGAAACTTAAAACAAAGATTGAG GTTGTTGACAAGACTACAGATGAGGCTAAGATCATTTTGGATTATGTTAAGAACACCCATGCTGCTACACACAACACTTACACACTGGAAGTGCAAGAG ATCTTCAAAATTGCTCGAGAGGGAGAGCGCCAACGGTACCGTCCCTTCGAGGAGCTACATAATCGCCAGCTACTGTGGCACGGTTCTCGCACCACCAACTACGCTGGTATCATGTCTCAGGGTCTTCGCATTGCCCCTCCAGAGGCCCCAGTG ACTGGTTACATGTTCGGCAAAGGTGTGTACTTTGCCGACATGGTGTCTAAGAGTGCAAACTACTGTCACACCTCCCAGTCAGACCCTGTAGGCCTCCTGCTGCTGGCCGAGGTTGCCCTCGGCAACAC acATGAATTGAAGAAGGCATCCCACATAACAAAAGTACCTAAGGGCAAGCACAGTGTTAAAG GTTTGGGTCGAACTGCTCCTGATCCAGGCGCAACTGTCACTCTAGACGGTGTGCAAGTGCCTCTGGGAAAAGGAGTCAACACTAACATTGATGACACAAGTCTCCTGTACAATGA GTACATTGTGTATGATGTGGCGCAGGTAAACATGAAGTATCTCCTGAATGTCAAGTTTAACTACCAGACGTCCCTGTGGTGA
- the LOC116065980 gene encoding adenosine receptor A1-like, producing MENTTALLTLYTSPFLQPLRDSWTPSSSNTTSSLPSPPPADLVISPNVAYMAAELVIAFLSTVGNVLVCAAVGLNRKLHTVTNYFLVSLAVADICVGVIAIPCAILTDIGLPRHNLYLCLLMLSVLIMFTQSSIFSLLAVAVERYVAIFMPFRYQVLMTPRNAVLVILTTWLLAFIIGLVPLMGWYKTPPESGNCFFVLVVDMTYMVYFNFFACVLTPLVIMFLIYAQIFVTVKRQVRRIASEQSGRGERQVRAAASMRREMKTATSLFLVLFLFTICWIPLHIINCFLLLCPHCPVPLELLLTAIILSHANSAVNPFLYAYTMTAFRDTFKAIFMCCRTLGDREASNAASGDDREVAAVRNAHQS from the coding sequence ATGGAGAACACAACTGCACTGTTGACCCTCTACACTTCTCCTTTCCTGCAGCCTTTACGAGACTCCTGGACTCCTTCCTCCTCCAATACCACCTCCTCTCTTCCTTCGCCTCCGCCTGCTGACCTGGTGATTTCCCCTAATGTGGCGTACATGGCGGCTGAGCTCGTCATCGCCTTTCTCTCGACAGTCGGCAATGTCCTGGTCTGCGCTGCCGTGGGCCTCAACCGCAAGTTACACACTGTCACCAACTACTTCCTGGTCTCGCTCGCAGTCGCTGACATCTGTGTGGGCGTGATTGCCATCCCCTGTGCCATCCTGACGGACATTGGTTTACCACGCCACAACCTCTACCTGTGTCTGCTCATGCTgagtgttttaataatgttcacCCAGAGCTCCATCTTCAGCCTGCTGGCAGTGGCTGTGGAGCGTTACGTGGCCATCTTCATGCCATTCCGCTACCAGGTCCTGATGACGCCTCGCAACGCCGTGCTCGTGATCCTGACCACGTGGCTGCTGGCCTTTATCATCGGGCTTGTGCCTCTGATGGGCTGGTATAAGACACCACCTGAATCAGGCAACTGTTTCTTTGTCTTGGTGGTGGACATGACCTACATGGTCTATTTCAACTTCTTTGCCTGTGTACTGACACCCTTAGTGATCATGTTTCTCATCTATGCCCAAATTTTTGTCACGGTCAAGCGGCAGGTAAGGCGCATCGCATCTGAGCAAAGTGGCAGAGGGGAGCGACAGGTGAGAGCTGCAGCGAGCATGCGCAGAGAGATGAAGACTGCCACTTCACTTTTTCTGGTTCTGTTCCTCTTCACAATCTGCTGGATCCCGCTCCACATCATCAACTGcttcctgctgctctgcccACACTGCCCTGTGccgctggagctgctgctcactGCCATCATCCTGTCACATGCCAACTCTGCTGTCAACCCCTTCCTGTATGCATACACGATGACAGCTTTCAGGGACACCTTTAAGGCAATTTTCATGTGCTGCAGGACGctgggagacagagaggcttCAAATGCAGCCAGTGGGGATGATAGAGAGGTGGCGGCAGTTCGAAACGCACACCAGAGCTAA
- the parp1 gene encoding poly [ADP-ribose] polymerase 1 isoform X2, protein MADSQEDKLYKAEYAKSGRASCKKCKENIAKDSLRMAIMVQSPMFDGKVPHWHHFSCFWLRAAAQSTADIAGYSDLRWDDQEKVKKAIETGGATGGKGDQKSGAKGEKTLNDFAVEYAKSNRSTCKGCDQKIEKDQIRVSKKTVDPEKPQLGLIDRWYHTACFVSRREELVFKSEYSAVQLKGFNALRTEDKEELKKRLPAVKTEGKRKADEVDGPSKKQKKEEEAEKKKLEEHLKNQSQLIWGVKDKLKKFCSINDMKELLIANGQDVPSGESNVVDCLADGMAFGALEACKECTGQLVFKGDAYYCTGDISAWTKCVFKTTTPIRKDWVIPKEFHEVPFLKKFKFKRQDRVYPKEAPTKTLTAAKAQPMASASSAPTERLPEGAPADKPLTGMKLLTVGKLTKNKDDLKAAVEELGGKITSTANKASLCLSTKKEVEKMSKKMEEARDAGVRVVSEDFLTDIKSSGKAFQELVSLHAISPWGAEVKVEAPAAAPSAASKSGVLATKSTGRVKEEGGSKSKKMKLTVKGGAAVDPDSGLENSAHVLEQSGKMYSATLGLVDIVRGTNSYYKLQLLEDDVQKRYWVFRSWGRVGTTIGGNKLDKFHDKNSALDNFLGVYKEKTGNDWSCSNFTKYPNKFYPLEIDYGQDEEAVKRLTATAGTKSKLAKPVQELIKMIFDVESMKKAMVEFEIDLQKMPLGKLSKRQIQSAYALLTEVQQAVSESVSEAHILDLSNRFYTLIPHDFGMKKPPLLSSLDYVQAKVQMLDNLLDIEVAYSLLRGGAQDNESDPIDINYEKLKTKIEVVDKTTDEAKIILDYVKNTHAATHNTYTLEVQEIFKIAREGERQRYRPFEELHNRQLLWHGSRTTNYAGIMSQGLRIAPPEAPVTGYMFGKGVYFADMVSKSANYCHTSQSDPVGLLLLAEVALGNTHELKKASHITKVPKGKHSVKGLGRTAPDPGATVTLDGVQVPLGKGVNTNIDDTSLLYNEYIVYDVAQVNMKYLLNVKFNYQTSLW, encoded by the exons ATGGCGGATTCTCAAGAGGACAAGCTGTACAAAGCGGAATATGCCAAAAGCGGCCGTGCATCGTGCAAGAAATGCAAAGAAAACATAGCGAAAGACTCGCTGAGAATGGCCATCATGGTGCag TCACCCATGTTTGATGGGAAAGTCCCCCACTGGCACCACTTCTCTTGCTTCTGGCTGCGAGCAGCGGCTCAGTCCACGGCTGATATTGCTGGATATTCTGACCTCCGCTGGGATGACCAGGAGAAGGTCAAAAAGGCCATTGAAACTGGTGGAGCAACAGGAG GAAAAGGGGACCAGAAGAGTGGAgctaaaggagagaagacactaaaTGACTTTGCGGTTGAATATGCCAAATCGAACCGCAGCACATGCAAAGGCTGTGATCAGAAAATAGAAAAG GATCAGATCCGTGTATCCAAGAAAACTGTGGACCCAGAGAAGCCCCAGCTGGGTCTTATCGACCGCTGGTACCACACTGCGTGTTTTGTGAGCCGTAGGGAGGAACTGGTCTTCAAGTCTGAATACAGCGCCGTCCAGCTGAAGGGTTTCAACGCACTTCGGACAGAAGACAAGGAGGAACTTAAGAAGAGGCTCCCTGCTGTCAAAACTGAAGG GAAGCGTAAAGCTGATGAGGTGGATGGACCATCAAAGAAACagaagaaggaggaagaggcggagaagaagaagctggaggagcACTTGAAG AACCAAAGCCAGCTGATTTGGGGCGTCAAAGACAAGCTGAAGAAGTTTTGTTCAATCAACGATATGAAGGAGCTGCTGATTGCAAATGGCCAGGATGTTCCCTCTGGAGAATCCAAT GTGGTGGACTGCCTGGCCGACGGCATGGCTTTTGGTGCTCTTGAGGCCTGTAAGGAGTGCACGGGCCAGCTGGTGTTTAAGGGCGATGCTTATTACTGTACAGGGGACATCTCAGCCTGGACGAAGTGTGTGTTCAAAACCACAACACCCATACGCAAAGACTGGGTCATCCCCAAG GAATTCCACGAAGTTCCCTTCCTGAAAAAATTCAAGTTCAAGCGACAGGACAGGGTTTACCCGAAGGAGGCTCCCACCAAAACCCTCACCGCAGCCAAAGCACAACCCATGGCGAGTGCATCCAGTGCACCGACTGAGCGACTGCCAGAGGGAGCACCTGCAG ACAAACCTCTTACTGGTATGAAACTCTTGACTGTGGGGAAGCTGACTAAGAACAAGGATGATCTAAAGGCGGCTGTAGAGGAGCTGGGTGGAAAGATTACCAGCACAGCCAATAAGGCCTCTCTCTGCCTCAGCACCAAGA AGGAGGTGGAGAAGATGAGTAAGAAAATGGAGGAGGCGAGGGACGCTGGCGTGCGCGTGGTCTCCGAGGATTTCCTCACAGACATCAAGTCGTCGGGTAAAGCCTTCCAGGAACTGGTTTCCCTGCATGCCATTTCACCCTGGGGTGCAGAGGTCAAAGTTGAGGCTCCAGCTGCAGCTCCGTCTGCGGCCTCCAAATCTGGAGTGCTGGCTACCAAAAGCACAGGCAGGGTGAAGGAGGA AGGTGGTAGCAAATCTAAGAAGATGAAACTCACAGTCAAAGGAGGAGCTGCTGTGGATCCAGATTCAG GTCTGGAGAACAGCGCTCATGTCCTGGAGCAGAGCGGGAAGATGTACAGTGCTACGCTGGGTCTCGTGGACATTGTCAGAGGAACTAACTCCTACTATAAACTGCAGCTGCTGGAGGATGATGTACAGAAACG GTACTGGGTGTTCAGGTCATGGGGCAGAGTGGGTACCACCATCGGAGGCAATAAGTTGGACAAGTTTCATGACAAAAACTCTGCCCTGGACAACTTCCTGGGTGTCTACAAAGAGAAGACGGGCAACGACTGGAGCTGCTCCAACTTCACCAAATATCCCAATAAGTTCTACCCCCTGGAGATTGACTATGGACAg GATGAGGAAGCGGTGAAGAGGCTGACGGCAACCGCCGGCACCAAGTCCAAGCTAGCCAAACCCGTCCAGGAGCTGATCAAGATGATCTTCGATGTAGAGAGCATGAAGAAGGCTATGGTGGAATTTGAG atTGACCTCCAGAAGATGCCCCTTGGAAAGCTGAGTAAGAGGCAGATCCAGAGTGCCTACGCTCTCCTCACTGAAGTCCAGCAG GCTGTGTCAGAAAGTGTGTCTGAGGCCCACATCCTGGATCTCTCCAATCGCTTCTACACCCTGATACCTCACGACTTTGGTATGAAGAAACCCCCACTGCTCAGCAGCCTGGACTACGTTCAA GCTAAAGTTCAGATGTTGGACAACTTGTTGGACATTGAAGTGGCATACAGCCTGTTGAGAGGAGGGGCCCAGGACAATGAGAGTGATCCCATCGACATCAACTATGAGAAACTTAAAACAAAGATTGAG GTTGTTGACAAGACTACAGATGAGGCTAAGATCATTTTGGATTATGTTAAGAACACCCATGCTGCTACACACAACACTTACACACTGGAAGTGCAAGAG ATCTTCAAAATTGCTCGAGAGGGAGAGCGCCAACGGTACCGTCCCTTCGAGGAGCTACATAATCGCCAGCTACTGTGGCACGGTTCTCGCACCACCAACTACGCTGGTATCATGTCTCAGGGTCTTCGCATTGCCCCTCCAGAGGCCCCAGTG ACTGGTTACATGTTCGGCAAAGGTGTGTACTTTGCCGACATGGTGTCTAAGAGTGCAAACTACTGTCACACCTCCCAGTCAGACCCTGTAGGCCTCCTGCTGCTGGCCGAGGTTGCCCTCGGCAACAC acATGAATTGAAGAAGGCATCCCACATAACAAAAGTACCTAAGGGCAAGCACAGTGTTAAAG GTTTGGGTCGAACTGCTCCTGATCCAGGCGCAACTGTCACTCTAGACGGTGTGCAAGTGCCTCTGGGAAAAGGAGTCAACACTAACATTGATGACACAAGTCTCCTGTACAATGA GTACATTGTGTATGATGTGGCGCAGGTAAACATGAAGTATCTCCTGAATGTCAAGTTTAACTACCAGACGTCCCTGTGGTGA